A region from the Sandaracinus amylolyticus genome encodes:
- the sigJ gene encoding RNA polymerase sigma factor SigJ, whose translation MTDDPFTQARPMLLGLAYRILGSRADAEDAVQDTYVKWLGAHDVESPAAWLTATCTRRCIDMLRSAHRSRVDYVGPWLPEPLHTPADEPTDASLASSLGTAFLLVLERLTPKERAAYLLHEVFDVSYAETARTLEINETACRKLVSRARTHVEQAKVRHVTPRERQDELLAAFEVAITSGELDRLSALLADDVELRADGGGKVSAIREPLHGKQDVLAFVRQLAAWWRDYEWIATELNGGRGVVLRANGTITTSLTFAYDEAGAVTQVFIVRNPDKLAALVS comes from the coding sequence ATGACCGACGATCCGTTCACCCAGGCGCGCCCGATGCTGCTCGGGCTCGCGTACCGCATCCTCGGCTCGCGCGCCGACGCCGAGGACGCGGTGCAGGACACGTACGTGAAGTGGCTCGGCGCGCACGACGTCGAGAGCCCCGCGGCGTGGCTCACCGCGACGTGCACCCGGCGCTGCATCGACATGCTGCGCTCCGCGCACCGCTCGCGCGTGGACTACGTCGGACCGTGGCTGCCCGAGCCGCTCCACACGCCCGCGGACGAGCCCACCGACGCGTCGCTCGCGTCGTCGCTCGGCACCGCGTTCCTGCTCGTGCTCGAGCGGCTCACGCCGAAGGAGCGCGCCGCGTACCTCCTGCACGAGGTGTTCGACGTCTCCTACGCCGAGACCGCGCGCACCCTCGAGATCAACGAGACCGCGTGCCGCAAGCTCGTCTCGCGCGCGCGCACCCACGTCGAGCAGGCGAAGGTGCGCCACGTGACGCCGCGCGAGCGGCAGGACGAGCTGCTCGCCGCGTTCGAGGTCGCGATCACCTCGGGCGAGCTCGATCGCCTCTCCGCGCTGCTCGCCGACGACGTCGAGCTGCGCGCCGACGGCGGCGGCAAGGTCTCCGCGATCCGCGAGCCGCTCCACGGCAAGCAGGACGTGCTCGCGTTCGTCCGCCAGCTGGCCGCGTGGTGGCGCGACTACGAGTGGATCGCGACCGAGCTCAACGGTGGGCGCGGCGTGGTCCTGCGCGCGAACGGCACGATCACCACCTCGCTCACGTTCGCCTACGACGAGGCGGGCGCGGTCACGCAGGTGTTCATCGTGCGCAACCCCGACAAGCTCGCCGCGCTCGTGTCCTGA
- a CDS encoding carboxymuconolactone decarboxylase family protein, giving the protein MSDIRYEQQIPAVLSALGAVHHAIDERPLERKLHHLVTLRASQINGCAFCVRMHTREAREDGETNERLDRLVVWRHSTDFGERERAALAWTEALTHLHPDTDYAALRAQLRACFTEPEIAALTATVAMINLWNRFQVARH; this is encoded by the coding sequence ATGAGCGACATCCGTTACGAACAGCAGATCCCGGCCGTCCTCTCGGCGCTCGGCGCGGTGCACCACGCGATCGACGAGCGCCCGCTCGAGCGCAAGCTGCACCACCTCGTGACGCTCCGCGCATCGCAGATCAACGGGTGCGCGTTCTGCGTCCGCATGCACACCCGCGAGGCGCGCGAGGACGGCGAGACGAACGAGCGCCTCGATCGCCTCGTGGTGTGGCGCCACTCCACCGACTTCGGCGAGCGGGAGCGCGCCGCGCTGGCGTGGACCGAGGCGCTCACCCACCTGCACCCCGACACCGACTACGCCGCGCTGCGCGCGCAGCTGCGCGCGTGCTTCACCGAGCCCGAGATCGCGGCGCTCACCGCGACCGTCGCCATGATCAACCTCTGGAACCGATTCCAGGTCGCGAGGCACTGA
- the pssA gene encoding CDP-diacylglycerol--serine O-phosphatidyltransferase, with amino-acid sequence MRFDLRKTLFILPNLFTLSSIFCGFYAIVACTTANGSGETSAEDFYRAALLIVFAMFFDVIDGRVARLTKTQSAFGVQIDSLADVVSFGIAPAILVYRWSLHTLGVGGLIASFAYVACGAIRLARFNVMATSPSGAPKKPGKYIMGLPIPGAAGALVSIIVANFAVTGSLQSAPEVMLGVVIALSFFMVSTVPFRSFKDIKLGWRSVIFVGLTIASSAVIAVTYHPSFALVWLIVGYVAIAVLEAVLEISRKAARLAGRRGSPAATVEPAEEKQRPSVP; translated from the coding sequence ATGCGTTTCGATCTGAGGAAGACGCTCTTCATCCTCCCGAACCTCTTCACGCTCTCCAGCATCTTCTGCGGCTTCTACGCGATCGTCGCGTGCACCACCGCGAACGGCTCGGGCGAGACCAGCGCGGAGGACTTCTACCGCGCGGCGCTCCTCATCGTGTTCGCGATGTTCTTCGACGTGATCGACGGCCGCGTCGCGCGCCTGACCAAGACGCAGAGCGCGTTCGGCGTGCAGATCGACTCGCTCGCCGACGTCGTCTCGTTCGGCATCGCGCCCGCGATCCTCGTCTACCGCTGGTCGCTCCACACGCTCGGCGTCGGCGGCCTCATCGCCAGCTTCGCGTACGTCGCGTGCGGCGCCATCCGCCTCGCGCGCTTCAACGTGATGGCGACCAGCCCGAGCGGCGCGCCGAAGAAGCCGGGCAAGTACATCATGGGCCTGCCGATCCCCGGCGCGGCCGGCGCGCTGGTCTCGATCATCGTCGCGAACTTCGCGGTCACCGGCTCGCTCCAGAGCGCGCCCGAGGTGATGCTCGGCGTCGTGATCGCGCTCTCGTTCTTCATGGTGAGCACGGTCCCGTTCCGCTCGTTCAAGGACATCAAGCTCGGCTGGCGCAGCGTGATCTTCGTCGGCCTCACGATCGCGTCGAGCGCGGTGATCGCGGTGACCTACCACCCGTCGTTCGCGCTGGTGTGGCTCATCGTGGGCTACGTCGCGATCGCGGTGCTCGAGGCGGTGCTCGAGATCTCGCGCAAGGCCGCGCGCCTGGCGGGACGTCGCGGCTCGCCCGCGGCGACGGTCGAGCCCGCCGAAGAGAAGCAGCGCCCCAGCGTTCCGTGA
- a CDS encoding PilZ domain-containing protein, translating to MSSGRRVHERYALTLDVILKHPDGESAGVTQNVSLGGALIEIKDRVTFGAEVRLRLRLAPLKEDAEIPATVRWIKDGLVGVQFGSLRAKEVWAFNQMFKDAPKV from the coding sequence ATGAGCAGCGGACGCAGAGTCCACGAGCGATATGCGCTCACGCTGGATGTGATCCTCAAGCACCCCGACGGTGAGTCGGCGGGCGTGACGCAGAACGTCAGCCTCGGCGGTGCGCTGATCGAGATCAAGGATCGCGTCACGTTCGGTGCCGAGGTCAGGCTACGCCTGCGCCTCGCGCCGCTCAAGGAAGACGCCGAGATCCCCGCGACCGTGCGGTGGATCAAGGACGGCCTGGTCGGCGTGCAGTTCGGCAGCCTCCGCGCGAAGGAAGTCTGGGCGTTCAACCAGATGTTCAAGGACGCGCCGAAGGTCTGA
- a CDS encoding LysR family transcriptional regulator, which yields MSAHGTSPSGASWDDLRIVLAIAERGTLSAAATTLGISHPTLSRRLRGIEERLGTRLFDRTPSSLRPTAAGEEMRALAVRLRDEIAALERRIEGRDSGVDGTVRLTAPDAVSEYLLPNVIAALCAEERGLRLELIVSNQALSLAQRAADVALRVTASPDPSLRGRRVGHVCMAVYGAREVVRGAREPGELGGVPWIGFDAALACSGPGEWVARHVPERDLRFRANTLLGAARAARAGIGCALLPCFVGGSIPELVRVGAPIDALELPLWLLVHPDVARVPKIRRAADALAAKLRDTVPLLRGDAAA from the coding sequence ATGAGCGCGCACGGCACATCGCCCTCGGGCGCGAGCTGGGACGACCTCCGCATCGTGTTGGCGATCGCGGAGCGCGGGACGCTCTCCGCTGCCGCGACGACGCTCGGGATCAGCCATCCGACGCTCTCGCGGCGACTGCGTGGCATCGAGGAGAGGCTCGGCACGCGGCTCTTCGATCGGACTCCCTCGAGCCTCCGGCCGACCGCCGCGGGCGAGGAGATGCGCGCGCTCGCGGTGCGGCTGCGCGACGAGATCGCCGCGCTCGAGCGCCGCATCGAAGGTCGCGACAGCGGCGTCGACGGAACGGTGCGTCTGACGGCGCCCGACGCGGTCTCCGAGTACCTGCTCCCGAACGTCATCGCCGCGCTCTGCGCCGAGGAGCGCGGGCTGCGGCTCGAGCTGATCGTGTCGAACCAGGCGCTCTCGCTCGCGCAGCGTGCGGCGGACGTCGCGCTTCGTGTCACCGCGAGCCCGGACCCGTCGCTGCGTGGTCGCCGCGTCGGGCACGTCTGCATGGCGGTGTACGGCGCGCGCGAGGTGGTGCGTGGTGCGCGCGAGCCCGGCGAGCTCGGCGGCGTGCCGTGGATCGGCTTCGACGCGGCGCTCGCGTGCAGCGGGCCCGGCGAGTGGGTCGCGCGCCACGTGCCGGAGCGTGATCTGCGCTTCCGCGCGAACACGCTCCTCGGCGCGGCGCGCGCGGCGCGCGCGGGCATCGGGTGCGCGCTCCTGCCGTGCTTCGTCGGCGGCTCGATCCCCGAGCTCGTGCGCGTCGGCGCGCCGATCGACGCGCTGGAGCTCCCGCTGTGGCTGCTGGTGCACCCCGACGTCGCGCGCGTCCCGAAGATCCGGCGCGCCGCCGACGCGCTGGCAGCGAAGCTGCGCGACACGGTGCCGCTCCTGCGCGGCGACGCGGCGGCCTGA
- a CDS encoding glutathione S-transferase family protein, which produces MPSFELVSNHLCPYTQRAAILLAEKGVPFERTYVDLADKPAWFLRISPLGKVPLLRVGDAALFETSVICQYIEEVTPDAPRLPADPLRRAHHRAWAELASAILADVYAFYTAPDATSFDRKCGDLRAKMCWLDQHLADGPYFDGADFGLVDAAFAPVFRLFDTFDRIGDFRIFDTLSKVPAYRASLAARPSVAQAVVPDYARIFHVYLAERGSHLSRLMAS; this is translated from the coding sequence GTGCCCAGCTTCGAGCTCGTCAGCAACCACCTGTGCCCGTACACCCAGCGCGCTGCGATCCTCCTCGCCGAGAAGGGCGTGCCCTTCGAGCGAACCTACGTGGACCTCGCCGACAAGCCGGCGTGGTTCCTCCGCATCTCGCCGCTCGGCAAGGTCCCGTTGCTCCGCGTCGGCGACGCCGCGCTCTTCGAGACCTCGGTGATCTGTCAGTACATCGAAGAGGTCACGCCGGACGCGCCTCGGCTCCCCGCCGATCCCCTGCGCCGCGCTCACCACCGCGCGTGGGCCGAGCTCGCCTCCGCGATCCTCGCCGACGTCTACGCGTTCTACACCGCGCCCGACGCGACCAGCTTCGATCGCAAGTGCGGCGACCTGCGCGCGAAGATGTGCTGGCTCGACCAGCACCTCGCCGACGGCCCCTACTTCGACGGTGCCGACTTCGGTCTGGTCGATGCCGCGTTCGCGCCGGTGTTCCGGCTCTTCGACACGTTCGATCGGATCGGCGACTTCCGCATCTTCGACACGCTCTCGAAGGTGCCCGCGTATCGCGCCTCCCTCGCCGCGCGCCCGAGCGTCGCGCAGGCGGTCGTGCCCGACTATGCGCGCATCTTCCACGTCTATCTCGCGGAGCGCGGGTCGCACCTCTCGCGGCTGATGGCGAGCTGA